The genomic DNA ACGGTCCATCCCTCGGAGCCGGCTGAAGCGAGCAGGCCTCGCACCAGCTCGTCCTTCACGAGCGCGTCCATACCCGTGAATGGTTCATCCATGAGGAGAAGGCGCGGCCGCGGCGCGAGCGCGCAGAGAAGCGCTGCCTTCATCTGACCACCGCGGGAAAAGGCACTGATCTTTCGCTTCGGGTCCAGATTGAAGCGCTCCCGCAGCTGATTGGCGAGCGCGCGGTCCCACGTCGGATACAGGGGCGCGAGGTAGGCCTCGAGCTCCTCGAGCCGCATCCAACTCGGGAGCGATTGGCCTTCGGCGACGTAGGCGATCCGCGCCCGGTCTGTCGTCGACAGGCGTCGACTGTCGGCGCCGAGCACCGCGGCGCGTCCCGAGCGTGCGCGGCGGAGGCCCATCAGAATCTGGAGCAGCGTGGTCTTCCCCGAGCCGTTAGGCCCCAGCATGGCATAGAGCGCTCCATCGGGCACCTCGAGGTCCAGATCGCGCAGTGCGCTGACGCCACCGTAGCTGAAGCTCACCTGATTCGCTTCGATTGCCGCCATAACCTTCCTCCGGGGACATGCCGTACACGTTAGGCATCATCGGCTCCGCGCGGTGACGCGGTCGCCGAACAGTCTCGTCCATTGCTCATCCACCGCTTCGATGACGTCGTCCGCCTCGAGGCCCAGACGCTTTGCCTCGACGACGAGCTGCTCCACCTCGTGCGAGAGCAGCGCGCGGCGCTCGGCGGCCGACGCGCGCCGTCCACAGGTGACGATTGTGCCGATGCCCGGCCGTACCTCGAGCAGCCCGCTGCGCACGAGGTCCGCGATCACCTTCTGCGCGGTGTTCGGATTGATCTTGAGTGCCTGGCTCAGCTCCCGCACCGACGGGAAGCTGGCGCCCTGGGCGAGCTCCCCGGACACAATGGCGCGCGTCGCGGCATACACTACTTGCCGGTAAGGCGACTCCCCAGCGCGCAACGTGACAGTGAACGGGAGCATGGTGTACTATGTGTAGTAGTACACCAGTGTGTCAAGAGCCTCGTGTTGACAATCCGCTAGCTCGATCGTCCATACGGATGTGCATGCCGGCCGACTCGATCGCCGCTAAGCTCGAGGAGTTGAAGCGCGAAGTGCGCCGTGAGTGGCAGCCACGGATTCAATCCGTGCGCCGCTCCGTCAAGCGCGTGTGGCGGCGAGAAACCGTCGCGGCTCTCTTGCTCGCGTCGCTCAAAGCGCTCGCCCTCCTCGCGCTGCCGTTCCTCGTGTATGTGCGAGCATCGGTCTACCTATATCGTCACGGCGCGCATCCGTGGATCGCGATCCTGGCCTCGGCGATCCTCACCGTCGGGATAGTCTCCGGCTTCGTCATTCTGATCGCGCGCCGCTTTCGACGACGCGCGCGCGTGCCGACCGTGGTCAAATGGGCGGCTCTCCCGGTTGTGTTCACGTGGTGCGTCTATGCCGCGTTCTATCTGTCACGAGTCAACGTCAAATCCGACGACGTGCGGGCCTATTACAGCGCCCTGCACCCGATACTTCGCGTTGCGCTCTCGACGATCGTGCTCGTAGACCCTGATCTCGTTGTCACGGACATGGGGCGCGTCCCGCGTGACTACCGGCGTATGGGGCTGCCGGTCAACCACCGCACGAAGCACTACCGCCAGTCGGACGGTTGGGTGCACGCCGTGGATCTCCGCACGCGCGGTCGGGGGGTGATACGCAATCGCGTCGTGCAACTCTACTTCTGGTCAATGGGATTCAGCACGCTCCGGCACGTCGGAACCGCGGATCATCTGCACGTGGAGCTCGCGACCCGCTAACGGCGCGAGCTGAGATGAACAGCTCGCCGGTGAGTGGGTGGGCAGGTCGCCGCCTTGACTCGGCTCCTCCGCCGAGCGTAGCGTCCAAGCAGCGAGGAGAGGGTTCGGTGGCAATGTCGATGGCCGCTAAAGCATGGATGCTCGAGGAGCTCCACCGGTTGCCGGACGACGGCAATAAGTACGAGCTCATTCGCGGGGAGTTGTTCGTGACTCCGCCGCCCTCGGTCGATCACGAAGAGGTGTTGGCGCGCTTGAGCGCCATCCTTACGGGGTACGTCGCGACGCATAGCCTCGGCAAGGTATATCATCC from Gemmatimonadaceae bacterium includes the following:
- a CDS encoding ABC transporter ATP-binding protein, coding for MAAIEANQVSFSYGGVSALRDLDLEVPDGALYAMLGPNGSGKTTLLQILMGLRRARSGRAAVLGADSRRLSTTDRARIAYVAEGQSLPSWMRLEELEAYLAPLYPTWDRALANQLRERFNLDPKRKISAFSRGGQMKAALLCALAPRPRLLLMDEPFTGMDALVKDELVRGLLASAGSEGWTVLLCSHDIGELELLADWVGFLAEGKMRLSEPLDLLYQRFKRVDVRLNASDGVADEYLPNDWLSVEQGNGRLSFLSSRADVDAELAQRFPPTAEVTVRAATLREIFLALARESELLQRRSAA
- a CDS encoding GntR family transcriptional regulator; its protein translation is MLPFTVTLRAGESPYRQVVYAATRAIVSGELAQGASFPSVRELSQALKINPNTAQKVIADLVRSGLLEVRPGIGTIVTCGRRASAAERRALLSHEVEQLVVEAKRLGLEADDVIEAVDEQWTRLFGDRVTARSR